In the Arachis ipaensis cultivar K30076 chromosome B10, Araip1.1, whole genome shotgun sequence genome, one interval contains:
- the LOC110268496 gene encoding GDSL esterase/lipase 7-like — protein MNIIMSLLLFIFVYLISPIIICGSIVPLAPALYLFGDSLLDSGNNNFLPTIAKANYLPYGSNFAIGPTGRFTNGRTVADFIAEYLGLPYPPPYLSLKGGISLSGINYASGSCGILPETGNILVSICD, from the exons ATGAATATTATTATGAGCTTGTTGTTGTTCATTTTTGTGTATTTAATTTCCCCAATAATAATATGCGGTAGCATAGTACCCCTTGCAcctgcattgtatttatttggagACTCCTTATTGGATAGTGGCAATAACAATTTTCTCCCAACTATTGCAAAAGCAAATTATTTGCCTTATGGTTCTAATTTTGCTATTGGTCCTACCGGAAGATTCACTAATGGAAGAACTGTTGCAGATTTTATAG CTGAATATCTTGGATTGCCATATCCTCCACCATACTTGAGCTTAAAAGGTGGAATATCATTATCTGGAATCAATTATGCATCCGGTTCTTGTGGAATTCTGCCAGAGACTGGTAATATACTTGTAAGTATATGCGACTGA
- the LOC107621355 gene encoding GDSL esterase/lipase 7-like, with protein sequence MAKLIITILEIYNYPPSKENLFERTVETNLAEKLKNRKEVYDHLSKSIYLVAVGSNDYINNYLATKYYDTSKLYQPRIFAQLLIHKLSEQFQRLYKLGARKIVMFGIGPIGCTPPISKTQLHKGDCLEETNQIVSYFNQRLPSLLSNLTFTLPHSSFVLGHAYSILDAFTNPSTYGLTDAKSPCCNAWENGTAACIPLTKPCMNPFEHFFWDGYHLTEAMYSYIASACLNGNKVCTPLNIQELVKL encoded by the exons ATGGCAAaacttattattactattttagaGATATATAATTATCCAC CTTCAAAAGAAAACTTATTTGAAAGGACAGTTGAGACAAATTTGGCTGAGAAGCTAAAAAACAGAAAAGAGGTATATGATCATTTATCAAAGTCTATATACTTAGTTGCTGTGGGGAGCAATGACTATATCAACAACTACCTTGCAACCAAGTATTATGACACTAGCAAGCTCTACCAGCCTCGCATCTTTGCTCAACTCCTCATTCACAAGCTCTCCGAACAATTTCAG AGATTGTACAAGTTGGGAGCTAGGAAGATAGTGATGTTTGGAATTGGACCAATAGGGTGCACCCCACCAATCTCAAAAACACAATTACACAAAGGTGATTGCTTGGAGGAAACAAACCAAATTGTGTCATACTTCAATCAGAGGCTTCCTTCATTGCTAAGCAATCTCACATTCACTCTTCCACACTCCTCCTTTGTTCTTGGTCATGCCTATTCCATACTTGATGCATTCACAAATCCTTCCACTTATG GTCTAACGGATGCAAAAAGTCCATGTTGCAATGCTTGGGAAAATGGAACTGCAGCTTGTATCCCATTGACAAAACCATGCATGAACCCATTTGAACATTTCTTTTGGGATGGTTATCATCTTACAGAGGCAATGTATTCTTACATAGCTTCTGCATGTCTAAATGGTAATAAGGTCTGTACACCACTCAATATTCAAGAGCTTGTCAAATTGTAA
- the LOC107621354 gene encoding GDSL esterase/lipase 7-like, producing MEKMMKSNTMFALLFVLISNLFATIYCTQPLAPALYVFGDSLVDNGNNNWIPDVAKSNYYPYGSNFFAGPTGRFSNGRNLVDFLAEYMGLPYPPPYLSKEGPSSLTGINYASGAAGIVECTGSQAGMVVPLDEQLANFQMTITRDLPIYMSQSEISEHVSKAIYLLSIGNNDYLINYLGAFTGVSATSTVYAPEPFAELLINTLEKQLQQLYKLGARKIILNDLCPLGCIPMYLNTRPHKGACVDEINALVQHFNKRLPSMLQRLSSTLTGAVFVKGNIYATATEIILNPTKYGFSDVRSQCCETSFNLMCMPLKTPCSDPEAKFFWDGAHPTEATYSIIAKRMISDKSVLTPFTLQELLQL from the exons atggaaaagatgatgaaatcAAACACTATGTTTGCTTTGTTGTTTGTTTTGATCTCAAATCTTTTCGCCACAATCTACTGTACACAACCCCTTGCACCTGCATTGTATGTGTTTGGTGACTCATTGGTTGATAATGGTAACAACAATTGGATCCCTGATGTAGCAAAATCAAATTACTATCCTTATGGTTCTAATTTCTTTGCGGGCCCCACTGGAAGATTTTCTAATGGAAGAAACCTTGTCGactttttag CTGAATATATGGGATTGCCATATCCTCCACCATACTTAAGCAAAGAAGGGCCATCTTCATTAACCGGAATTAATTATGCATCTGGTGCTGCTGGAATTGTTGAATGTACTGGATCACAAGCT ggaATGGTGGTTCCTTTGGACGAACAACTTGCCAATTTTCAGATGACAATTACAAGGGATTTGCCCATATATATGAGCCAAAGTGAGATATCTGAGCATGTATCAAAAGCTATATATTTATTGTCAATAGGCAACAATGACTACCTCATCAACTATCTTGGAGCTTTTACTGGCGTAAGTGCCACATCCACTGTTTACGCACCCGAACCCTTTGCTGAACTTCTCATTAACACCCTTGAAAAACAATTGCAG CAACTATACAAGTTGGGAGCTAGGAAGATAATATTGAACGATCTATGCCCCTTAGGGTGCATCCCAATGTACTTAAATACACGTCCCCACAAAGGTGCATGTGTTGATGAAATAAACGCATTGGTTCAACATTTTAACAAAAGGCTACCTTCAATGCTTCAACGTCTCTCTTCCACCCTTACCGGAGCCGTCTTCGTTAAGGGTAATATTTATGCCACCGCCACTGAGATCATCTTAAATCCAACCAAATATG GTTTTAGTGATGTGAGAAGCCAATGTTGCGAAACATCGTTTAATTTGATGTGTATGCCATTAAAAACGCCATGCTCAGATCCAGAAGCAAAATTCTTTTGGGATGGAGCTCATCCAACAGAAGCCACATATTCAATTATTGCAAAGCGAATGATTTCCGATAAATCTGTTCTCACACCATTCACCCTTCAAGAACTCCTCCAACTCTAA